A single window of Cryptococcus tetragattii IND107 chromosome 4 map unlocalized Ctg04, whole genome shotgun sequence DNA harbors:
- a CDS encoding phosphoribosylformimino-5-aminoimidazole carboxamide ribotide isomerase has translation MSRRHSQFRPCIDLHQGVVKQIVGGTLDLTSQSSAGPTENFVATHPPSYFADLYKTNNLIGGHIIKLGPGNDEAAKEAVSTWRDGMQVGGGITEANAQEWLNNGASKVIVTSYLFPNGKFDEDRLKRLADQFGKDKLVVDISCRKRASGWVVAMNGWKTLTDMAVTQESIQLVEQYCSELLIHAADVEGLCQGIDEELVTRLGEWVSIPCTYAGGAKDISDLALVNRLSNGKVDLTFGSSLDIFGGKGVKFTDLVKVDKEAKEQSV, from the exons ATGTCCAGACGACACTCCCAGTTCCGGCCTTGTATCGATCTTCATCAAGGCGTCGTCAAACAAATTGTGGGCGGCACCCTTGATCTCACGTCTCAGTCTAGTGCTGGACCCACCGAGAACTTCGTTGCTAC ccaccctccttcttacTTTGCTGACCTGTACAAAACCAACAATCTCATCGGGGGACACATAATCAAGCTTGGTCCAGGAAATGACGAGGCTGCGAAAGAAGCAGTCAGCACCTGGAGAGATGGTATGCAAGTCGGTGGTGGGATAACGGAAGCCAATGCGCAGGAATGGTTAAATAATGGTGCCTCCAAG GTTATTGTGACGAGTTACCTGTTCCCCAACGGCAAGTTTGATGAGGATAGATTAAAACGACTTGCAGACCAATTTGGCAAGGATAagcttgttgttgacatcAG CTGTCGTAAACGAGCAAGCGGCTGGGTCGTAGCTATGAACGGGTGGAAGACTCTTACAGATATGGCTGTCACTCAAG AGAGTATACAGCTTGTCGAACAATATTGCTCTGAACTGCTCATCCATGCTGCCGATGTTGAAGGATTATGTCAAGGCATCGACGAGGAACTCGTCACTC GGCTTGGCGAGTGGGTAAGCATCCCCTGCACATACGCTGGCGGTGCCAAAGATATCTCCGATCTTGCCCTTGTTAACCGATTATCGAATGGCAAGGTTGATCTTACTTTCGGCTCATCACTCGACATCTTTGGAGGCAAGGGTGTCAAGTTTACAGATTTGGTCAAGGTCGACAAGGAGGCCAAGGAACAGTCAGTCTAG